A single region of the Oncorhynchus keta strain PuntledgeMale-10-30-2019 chromosome 37, Oket_V2, whole genome shotgun sequence genome encodes:
- the LOC118377649 gene encoding GTP-binding protein Di-Ras1-like gives MPEQSNDYRVVVFGAGGVGKSSLVLRFVKGTFRDTYIPTVEDTYRQVISCDKSVCTLQITDTTGSHQFPAMQRLSISKGHAFILVYSVTSKQSLEELKPIYQQVIAIKGNIEAIPIMLVGNKSDETQREVETKDGEAQATTWKCAFMETSAKTNHNVTELFQELLNLDKKRNMSLNIDGKRSGKQSRAERLKGKCSVM, from the exons ATGCCTGAGCAGAGTAATGACTACAGGGTGGTGGTGTTTGGAGCGGGGGGAGTGGGGAAGAGCTCCCTGGTCCTACGCTTTGTTAAAGGCACCTTCAGGGACACCTATATTCCCACTGTGGAGGACACCTATCGACAG GTGATCAGCTGTGATAAGAGTGTGTGTACGCTCCAGATAACTGATACAACAGGCAGTCACCAGTTCCCTGCCATGCAGAGGCTGTCCATATCTAAAGGACATGCCTTCATACTGGTCTACTCTGTAACCAGCAAACAGTCACTGGAGGAACTCAAGCCTATCTaccaacag GTGATAGCCATAAAGGGGAACATAGAGGCCATCCCCATCATGTTGGTGGGCAACAAGAGTGATGAGAcccagagagaggtggagactaAAGATGGAGAGGCACAG GCGACCACGTGGAAGTGTGCGTTCATGGAGACGTCAGCTAAGACCAACCACAACGTGACCGAGCTGTTCCAGGAGCTGCTCAACCTGGACAAGAAGAGAAACATGAGTCTCAACATCGACGGGAAACGGTCCGGAAAACAGTCCAGAGCTGAGAGACTGAAGGGGAAATGTAGTGTcatgtag
- the LOC118377643 gene encoding receptor expression-enhancing protein 6-like has translation MFAQLHNRYEALLNKNNFVTDLLATVEEKTGIQKKYIASGVVSLISLYLLFGYGASLLCNLIGFVYPAYLSIKAIESKKKEDDTQWLTYWVVYGFFSVAEAFSDIFLSWFPFYYAGKCLFLLWCMAPVTWNGSAILYYRVVRPVFLRHQATLDSVVNNLSDKAKNMADTVTKEAVNQALKNDKNQ, from the exons ATGTTTGCCCAACTTCATAACCGCTATGAGGCTTTGTTGAATAAAAATAACTTCGTAACAGATCTCCTAGCAACGGTGGAGGAGAAAACTGGGATACAGAAGAAATATATCGCTTCAG gtgtGGTCTCTCTGATCAGTCTGTATCTGTTGTTTGGCTATGGAGCCTCTCTCCTCTGTAACCTGATTGGCTTTGTCTACCCAGCGTACCTCTC AATCAAGGCCATAGAGAGTAAGAAGAAAGAGGATGACACTCAGTGGTTGACCTACTGGGTGGTCTACGGATTCTTCAGTGTTGCCGAGGCTTTCTCTGACATCTTCCTCTCCTGGTTCCCCTTCTACTATGCTGGCAAG TGTTTGTTCCTGCTGTGGTGTATGGCTCCGGTGACGTGGAACGGTTCTGCTATTCTCTACTACCGTGTGGTCCGTCCCGTGTTCCTCAGACACCAGGCTACCCTGGACAGTGTCGTCAACAACCTGAGTGATAAGGCCAAGAACATGGCTGACACTGTCACTAAAGAAG CTGTCAACCAGGCCCTCAAGAATGACAAGAACCAGTGA